One window of the Sebastes umbrosus isolate fSebUmb1 chromosome 1, fSebUmb1.pri, whole genome shotgun sequence genome contains the following:
- the usp48 gene encoding ubiquitin carboxyl-terminal hydrolase 48 → MAPRLQLEKAAWRWVEAVKPEDIRQEHIELAYRVNLPACKRGTCRRNCKGNPNCLVGIGEQAWLGDIDENAFHNIDDPNSERRDKNTFVGLTNLGATCYVNTFLQVWFHNLELRRSLYQCHNSRAQEHNIESDYEPESICEHLQYLFALLQNSNRKYIDPSGLVKALGLDTGQQQDAQEFSKLFLSLLEDTLSKQKNPNLQNVIQRQFCGQFSYVTVCNQCGRSSALPSRFYELELNIQGHKNLTECVTEFLKEEKLDGENRYFCESCQTKQSATRRIRLHSIPPTLNLQLMRFVFDRQTGHKKKLNTFISFPEQLDMGPFLEGKEDQKLVYELSAVLIHRGISAYSGHYIAHVKDARTGDWYKFNDEEIEKMEGKKLQLGIEEDIAETVKSQARKPKCSKGYHCSRNAYMLVYKIQEEENLDPTWTNVEVPAFLQRLVDQDNHKFEEWCNEMAHMRKQSVDKGKAKHEEVKELYDLLPARDGESYEFIPLDWLKKWLEDSTATKEIDNSLFLCSHGNLHPDKVGDSKRVSLQAAELLYERYSGGPRLDGSSLCRECVGQRCRVLRLKNQLNEDYKEITNLVKRTLSGEGYWVGKASLRSWRQLALEQLEEDEHETKHSNGQTNGQGPHCNSKEFGPDLSEGNEDEMKTFNEDIVCTHGSLSILETERKLVSSEVWTKLREYFPKAPEFTQIQESCQQCLTLEQEEKDNEAVSKMMALDQKNQLLNLFNEKNRPTLTKWPQGTDVLYIVPLFFVDEWRKFIRRPTKSSPVSNVGNTLLLCPHGGFMFTYESLTTGDAQHVALLWPSEWEVINRLFIVDQPISIHCFKQTMLSGPTTQYTTQPDLCWECRESFLFQQQRDLREYTQATIYIRKVIEDQRMIKDTAPELNASSSEAEEEKEEHPKVEGEKDPDFSQSQDGAKRLKLDDSSSTASVAAVPVTNMTKLGGIRRSTRHRKLRGEKALIVSANQTLKELKIQIMHAFSVAPFDQNLSVDGKSLTDDSATLGSLGVIPECIVCLKADEPIADYAAMDDVYQVRMPEEGFKGTGLLGH, encoded by the exons ATGGCGCCCCGCTTACAGCTGGAGAAAGCGGCGTGGCGCTGGGTGGAAGCGGTGAAGCCAGAGGACATCAGGCAGGAGCACATCGAGCTAGCATACCGAGTCAACCTGCCGGCCTGCAAGAGAGGAACCTGCAG GAGGAACTGCAAAGGGAATCCCAACTGTCTTGTGGGTATTGGTGAACAGGCGTGGCTTGGGGATATTGATGAAAATGCTTTCCACAATATCGATGACCCAAATTCTGAGCGACGAGACAAG AACACATTTGTTGGCCTGACCAACCTGGGTGCAACATGTTACGTCAACACATTCCTGCAAGTGTGGTTCCACAACCTGGAGCTGCGTAGGAGCCTCTATCAGTGCCACAATTCCCGAGCACAGGAACACAATATTGAATCTG ATTACGAGCCCGAGTCCATCTGTGAGCATCTGCAATATCTGTTCGCACTCCTGCAGAACAGCAACAGAAAATACATCGACCCTTCAGGGCTGGTCAAAGCACTGGGCCTGGACACAGGACAGCAGCAG GATGCCCAGGAGTTTTCAAAGCTCTTCTTGTCTCTATTGGAGGACACGCTGTCCAAGCAGAAGAACCCCAACCTGCAGAATGTCATCCAGCGGCAGTTCTGTGGACAGTTCTCCTACGTTACTGT CTGTAACCAGTGTGGACGATCATCTGCCCTGCCGTCCCGATTCTACGAGCTGGAGCTGAACATCCAGGGCCACAAGAACCTCACCGAGTGTGTCACAGAGTTCCTGAAG GAGGAGAAGCTGGATGGGGAGAACCGCTACTTCTGCGAGAGCTGTCAGACTAAACAGAGCGCCACCCGAAGGATCAGACTGCACAGCATTCCTCCAACCCTCAACCTGCAGCTCATGCGCTTTGTCTTTGACAG ACAAACAGGCCACAAGAAGAAGCTCAACACCTTTATCAGTTTTCCAGAGCAGCTGGACATGGGGCCTTTCTTGGAAGGAAAAGAAG ACCAGAAGCTTGTTTATGAACTGAGCGCGGTGCTGATCCATCGGGGCATCAGTGCTTACTCGGGCCACTACATCGCCCACGTGAAGGACGCTCGTACCGGCGACTGGTACAAATTCAACGACGAGGAAATCGAGAAGATGGAAGGCAAGAAGCTGCAGCTTGGCATCGAGGAGGACATTG CTGAGACAGTGAAGTCCCAGGCACGAAAGCCAAAGTGCAGTAAAGGCTATCACTGCTCCAGAAATGCCTACATGCTGGTGTATAAGATCCAGGAAGAGGAGAATTTAGATCCCACCTGGACCAACGTCGAGGTGCCAG CCTTCCTTCAGAGGTTGGTGGACCAAGACAACCATAAATTTGAGGAGTGGTGCAATGAGATGGCCCACATGAGAAAACAGAGCGTGGATAAGGGCAAAGCCAAGcatgaggaggtgaaggagctCTACGACCTTTTACCCGCAAGAGACG GCGAGTCGTACGAGTTCATCCCCCTGGACTGGTTGAAGAAGTGGCTAGAGGACTCCACCGCCACAAAAGAGATCGACAACTCCCTCTTCCTTTGCTCTCACGGCAATCTGCACCCGGACAAGGTGGGAGACTCCAAGAGGGTTTCCCTGCAAGCTGCCGAGCTCCTCTACGAGCGCTACAGCGGAGGACCGAGGCTGGACG gCTCCTCTCTGTGTAGAGAGTGTGTCGGCCAGCGATGCAGAGTGCTGCGGCTGAAGAACCAACTCAATGAAGACTACAAGGAAATCACCAACCTGGTCAAACGCACGCTCAG tggtgAGGGCTACTGGGTGGGCAAAGCATCTCTGCGTAGCTGGAGGCAGTTGGCTTTAGAACAGCTAGAGGAGGATGAACATGAAACCAAACACAGCAATGGCCAGACCAATGGACAGGGACCACACTGCAACAGCAAAG AGTTCGGCCCAGATCTCTCAGAGGGCAACGAGGACGAGATGAAGACTTTCAATGAAGACATTGTCTGCACTCATG GGAGTCTGAGTATTTTAGAGACTGAAAGGAAGCTGGTATCCTCTGAAGTTTGGACCAAGCTGAGGGAATACTTCCCCAAAGCCCCAGAATTCACCCAAATCCAAGAGTCCTGTCAGCAGTGCCTG ACATTAGAGCAGGAAGAAAAGGACAACGAGGCGGTGAGTAAGATGATGGCCCTGGACCAGAAGAACCAGCTGCTCAACCTCTTCAATGAGAAGAACCGGCCAACACTCACCAAGTGGCCTCAG GGCACCGATGTACTTTACATAGTCCCTCTGTTTTTTGTGGATGAGTGGAGAAAATTCATCAG gaGGCCCACTAAATCCTCTCCGGTGTCTAATGTGGGcaacactctgctgctctgtcccCATGGAGGCTTCATGTTCACCTATGAATCTCTCACCACTGGAGATGCACAACA tgtagctctgctctggcCCAGCGAATGGGAAGTTATCAACAGACTCTTCATCGTGGACCAGCCAATCTCCATCCACTGCTTCAAACAGACCATGCTAAGCGGGCCCACCACTCAGTACACTACTCAGCCTG ATCTCTGTTGGGAGTGCAGAGAGAGCTTCCTTTTCCAGCAGCAGAGGGACCTCAGAGAATACACCCAAGCAACCATCTACATCCGCAAAGTCATCGAAGACCAGAGG ATGATAAAGGACACGGCTCCGGAGCTGAACGCCAGCAGCtctgaggcagaggaggagaaggaagaacaTCCAaaggtggagggagagaaagacccAGACTTCAGCCAG TCTCAAGATGGTGCAAAGCGGCTAAAGTtggatgacagcagcagcacagcatcAGTAGCTGCAGTCCCTGTGACCAACATGACCAAACTAGGTGGAATCAGGAGAAGCACCCGGCACAGGAAACTCCGAGGAGAGAAGGCACTCATCGTTTCAGCTAATCAGACACTTAAAGAGCTGAAAATACAG ATTATGCACGCCTTCTCCGTGGCTCCGTTTGACCAGAACCTCTCCGTCGATGGAAAAAGTCTGACGGACGACTCGGCCACACTGGGTAGTCTGGGCGTCATCCCCGAATGCATTGTCTGTCTAAAG GCTGATGAGCCGATAGCAGACTATGCTGCGATGGATGATGTCTATCAGG TGAGAATGCCTGAAGAGGGATTTAAAG GCACTGGGCTTCTCGGGCACTGA
- the zbtb40 gene encoding zinc finger and BTB domain-containing protein 40 isoform X1 produces MMELPNYSCQLMQQLWALRKEGLFCDCTILVGDSPHHAHKLVLAASSMLFRSLLDGSDTISIDTAMVSSQEFGCLLDMVYTGKLPLGKHNVSRIVAAADSLQMFDVAVGFKNVLTSLVNQQTPVPQILSTKTPSLTVINEAQSTNPEGSASPNEDDSTSDRTELLAELKEKDCQSDGEDAEEPPCKKSCVELSETTEPEEAQSSERAVEEDNTTAAEVSNGPAAGFLDHSSQLVELLTNMSSVLELLSQAAQTSLDEQERQVVCQCCEEEVDPGSALEKLLSSVKEGQLSEAALLRLLRSVQHKDPSSFPAPLLSLLEEVERNTQEPEGNQTGVDSEKQNGTRSEESQEGEEEEEEENIKEETEDEEKILNVTTDSSSPPPPSSSASSPSKPYSCRWCKRDFAYKCRMLAHVKRCPVSQDGEQQCPQCPEKLANQRALQRHRAETHYTRLAARVKKKVTCDLCGRTFAHPSGMIYHKRTEHFEEKPFACEDCGAKFGANSSLKNHMRLHTGEKPYHCKHCDMTFGVAAALAYHTKKKHSEGKMYVCQYCKAIFAQSIELTRHVRTHTGDRPYVCRQCGKGYSQASGLTVHLHTFHNLSEPHDCQKCCLSFSSLEEHRQHIQEFHPKEFHKCPTCNKVFTSAALLDKHKGTHSGSKPFSCDLCNKSYQQLSGLWYHNRTNHPDVFANHTRQLKTLVQCDVCFKFFPSAASVAKHQAAEHQGSAASAVHCPYCAAVLGGEEELQEHVSSQHVGQSGEAFSCPLCSLVCSSQLELQEHLLSCHIETQEEQEAGEEQASTSHTVIAADPTGNEEAESMISEEQAQLAAAQQVFVALAGGREGVASSAEVVEVNMYDLLNSSVTFICEDKPSDPADS; encoded by the exons ATGATGGAGCTACCGAACTACAGCTGCCAGCTGATGCAGCAGCTGTGGGCTCTGAGGAAAGAGGGCCTCTTCTGTGACTGCACCATCCTGGTGGGAGACAGCCCTCATCACGCACATAAACTGGTACTGGCCGCCTCCAGCATGCTCTTCAG GTCTCTCCTGGACGGCTCCGACACCATCTCCATCGACACGGCCATGGTGTCCTCACAGGAGTTTGGCTGTCTGCTGGACATGGTCTACACGGGCAAGCTGCCTCTCGGCAAACACAACGTCAGCCGCATCGTCGCCGCCGCAGACAGCCTGCAGATGTTCGACGTGGCCGTCGGCTTCAAGAACGTCCTCACCAGTCTCGTGAACCAGCAAACCCCCGTCCCCCAAATCCTCTCTACGAAGACCCCGAGCCTCACGGTGATCAACGAAGCCCAGAGCACCAACCCCGAAGGGTCAGCTTCACCCAACGAGGACGACTCGACCTCAGACAGGACGGAGCTCCTGGCTGAGCTGAAGGAGAAAGACTGTCAGAGTGACGGTGAAGATGCAGAGGAACCACCATGTAAAAAAAGCTGTGTGGAGCTTTCAGAGACCACAG agCCCGAAGAAGCCCAATCCTCAGAAAGAGCAGTGGAAGAAGACAACACAACGGCCGCCGAGGTGTCGAACGGACCCGCCGCCGGTTTTCTGGACCATTCCTCTCAGCTCGTGGAGCTGCTCACCAACATGTCGTCTGTCCTGGAGCTGCTGAGCCAAGCAGCACAGACGAGCCTGGATGAGCAGGAGAGACAG GTTGTGTGTCAGTGCtgtgaggaggaggtggatCCCGGCTCGGCGTTGGAGAAGCTGCTGAGCAGTGTGAAGGAGGGGCAGCTCAGCGAGGCAGCGCTCCTCAGGCTGCTCCGGAGCGTTCAACACAAAGATCCTTCCTCCTTCCCcgcgccgctgctctctctgctggaggaggtggagaggaacaCACAGGAGCCAGAGGGAAACCAAACTGGAG TTGACTCAGAAAAGCAGAACGGTACCAGAAGTGAAGAaagtcaggagggagaggaagaggaggaggaagaaaatatAAAGGAGGAGACGGAAGATGAAGAGAAAATCCTAAATGTCACTACGgactcttcctcccctcctcctccctcctcctctgcttcctccCCCTCCAAGCCCTACTCCTGTCGCTGGTGTAAGAGGGATTTTGCCTACAAGTGTCGGATGCTGGCCCACGTGAAGCGCTGCCCCGTGTCCCAGGATGGCGAGCAGCAGTGCCCGCAGTGCCCAGAGAAGCTGGCCAACCAGCGGGCTCTGCAGCGCCACCGGGCCGAGACTCACTACACTAGGCTCGCTGCACGGGTGAAGAAGAAGGTGACCTGTGACCTCTGCGGGCGAACCTTCGCCCACCCATCAG GTATGATTTACCACAAGCGCACCGAGCACTTTGAAGAGAAACCGTTTGCTTGCGAGGACTGCGGCGCAAAGTTTGGAGCCAACTCGTCCCTGAAGAATCACATGAGGCTGCACACGGGAGAGAAACCGTACCACTGCAAACACTGTGACATGACCTTCGGGGTGGCTGCTGCACTCGCATACCACACCAAGAAGAAACACTCTGAGG GAAAGATGTACGTGTGTCAGTATTGTAAGGCCATCTTCGCCCAGTCCATTGAACTGACGCGTCACGTGCGAACACACACCGGCGATCGGCCTTACGTGTGCCGACAATGTGGCAAAGGTTACAGCCAGGCCAGCGGACTCACCGTCCACCTGCACACCTTCCACA ATTTGTCGGAACCTCACGACTGTCAGAAGTGTTGTCTCAGCTTCTCCTCGTTGGAGGAGCACCGCCAGCACATCCAGGAGTTCCACCCGAAGGAGTTCCACAAGTGTCCCACCTGTAACAAGGTGTTCACCAGCGCCGCCCTGCTGGACAAACACAAGGGCACACACTCTGGAAGCAAGCCCTTCAGCTGCGACCTGTGCAACAAGTCTTATCAG CAACTGTCAGGCCTGTGGTACCATAACAGGACCAACCACCCCGACGTGTTTGCTAACCACACCCGGCAACTCAAGACCCTGGTCCAGTGTGACGTCTGCTTCAAGTTCTTCCCAAGCGCCGCCAGTGTGGCCAAACACCAGGCGGCTGAGCACCAAG GCTCGGCGGCGTCGGCGGTCCACTGTCCGTACTGCGCGGCCGTGTTGGGCGGcgaggaggagctgcaggagcacgTCAGCAGCCAGCACGTCGGCCAGAGCGGCGAGGCGTTCAGCTGCCCCCTCTGCTCCCTGGTCTGCTCCTCCCAGCTGGAGCTGCAGGAGCACCTGCTCTCCTGCCACATCGAGAcccaggaggagcaggaggcaggAGAGGAGCAGGCCTCCACCTCCCACACG GTGATTGCAGCAGATCCAACAGGCAATGAAGAGGCGGAGTCGATGATCTCTGAGGAGCAGGCCCAGCTGGCGGCCGCCCAGCAGGTGTTTGTGGCTCTGGCAGGTGGAAGAGAAGGTGTAGCATCATCAGCGGAGGTGGTGGAGGTCAACATGTACGACCTGCTGAACAGCTCGGTCACCTTCATCTGTGAGGACAAACCATCGGATCCCGCTGACTCTTAA
- the zbtb40 gene encoding zinc finger and BTB domain-containing protein 40 isoform X2, whose protein sequence is MICRLVCRSLLDGSDTISIDTAMVSSQEFGCLLDMVYTGKLPLGKHNVSRIVAAADSLQMFDVAVGFKNVLTSLVNQQTPVPQILSTKTPSLTVINEAQSTNPEGSASPNEDDSTSDRTELLAELKEKDCQSDGEDAEEPPCKKSCVELSETTEPEEAQSSERAVEEDNTTAAEVSNGPAAGFLDHSSQLVELLTNMSSVLELLSQAAQTSLDEQERQVVCQCCEEEVDPGSALEKLLSSVKEGQLSEAALLRLLRSVQHKDPSSFPAPLLSLLEEVERNTQEPEGNQTGVDSEKQNGTRSEESQEGEEEEEEENIKEETEDEEKILNVTTDSSSPPPPSSSASSPSKPYSCRWCKRDFAYKCRMLAHVKRCPVSQDGEQQCPQCPEKLANQRALQRHRAETHYTRLAARVKKKVTCDLCGRTFAHPSGMIYHKRTEHFEEKPFACEDCGAKFGANSSLKNHMRLHTGEKPYHCKHCDMTFGVAAALAYHTKKKHSEGKMYVCQYCKAIFAQSIELTRHVRTHTGDRPYVCRQCGKGYSQASGLTVHLHTFHNLSEPHDCQKCCLSFSSLEEHRQHIQEFHPKEFHKCPTCNKVFTSAALLDKHKGTHSGSKPFSCDLCNKSYQQLSGLWYHNRTNHPDVFANHTRQLKTLVQCDVCFKFFPSAASVAKHQAAEHQGSAASAVHCPYCAAVLGGEEELQEHVSSQHVGQSGEAFSCPLCSLVCSSQLELQEHLLSCHIETQEEQEAGEEQASTSHTVIAADPTGNEEAESMISEEQAQLAAAQQVFVALAGGREGVASSAEVVEVNMYDLLNSSVTFICEDKPSDPADS, encoded by the exons ATGATCTGCAGATTGGTTTGCAG GTCTCTCCTGGACGGCTCCGACACCATCTCCATCGACACGGCCATGGTGTCCTCACAGGAGTTTGGCTGTCTGCTGGACATGGTCTACACGGGCAAGCTGCCTCTCGGCAAACACAACGTCAGCCGCATCGTCGCCGCCGCAGACAGCCTGCAGATGTTCGACGTGGCCGTCGGCTTCAAGAACGTCCTCACCAGTCTCGTGAACCAGCAAACCCCCGTCCCCCAAATCCTCTCTACGAAGACCCCGAGCCTCACGGTGATCAACGAAGCCCAGAGCACCAACCCCGAAGGGTCAGCTTCACCCAACGAGGACGACTCGACCTCAGACAGGACGGAGCTCCTGGCTGAGCTGAAGGAGAAAGACTGTCAGAGTGACGGTGAAGATGCAGAGGAACCACCATGTAAAAAAAGCTGTGTGGAGCTTTCAGAGACCACAG agCCCGAAGAAGCCCAATCCTCAGAAAGAGCAGTGGAAGAAGACAACACAACGGCCGCCGAGGTGTCGAACGGACCCGCCGCCGGTTTTCTGGACCATTCCTCTCAGCTCGTGGAGCTGCTCACCAACATGTCGTCTGTCCTGGAGCTGCTGAGCCAAGCAGCACAGACGAGCCTGGATGAGCAGGAGAGACAG GTTGTGTGTCAGTGCtgtgaggaggaggtggatCCCGGCTCGGCGTTGGAGAAGCTGCTGAGCAGTGTGAAGGAGGGGCAGCTCAGCGAGGCAGCGCTCCTCAGGCTGCTCCGGAGCGTTCAACACAAAGATCCTTCCTCCTTCCCcgcgccgctgctctctctgctggaggaggtggagaggaacaCACAGGAGCCAGAGGGAAACCAAACTGGAG TTGACTCAGAAAAGCAGAACGGTACCAGAAGTGAAGAaagtcaggagggagaggaagaggaggaggaagaaaatatAAAGGAGGAGACGGAAGATGAAGAGAAAATCCTAAATGTCACTACGgactcttcctcccctcctcctccctcctcctctgcttcctccCCCTCCAAGCCCTACTCCTGTCGCTGGTGTAAGAGGGATTTTGCCTACAAGTGTCGGATGCTGGCCCACGTGAAGCGCTGCCCCGTGTCCCAGGATGGCGAGCAGCAGTGCCCGCAGTGCCCAGAGAAGCTGGCCAACCAGCGGGCTCTGCAGCGCCACCGGGCCGAGACTCACTACACTAGGCTCGCTGCACGGGTGAAGAAGAAGGTGACCTGTGACCTCTGCGGGCGAACCTTCGCCCACCCATCAG GTATGATTTACCACAAGCGCACCGAGCACTTTGAAGAGAAACCGTTTGCTTGCGAGGACTGCGGCGCAAAGTTTGGAGCCAACTCGTCCCTGAAGAATCACATGAGGCTGCACACGGGAGAGAAACCGTACCACTGCAAACACTGTGACATGACCTTCGGGGTGGCTGCTGCACTCGCATACCACACCAAGAAGAAACACTCTGAGG GAAAGATGTACGTGTGTCAGTATTGTAAGGCCATCTTCGCCCAGTCCATTGAACTGACGCGTCACGTGCGAACACACACCGGCGATCGGCCTTACGTGTGCCGACAATGTGGCAAAGGTTACAGCCAGGCCAGCGGACTCACCGTCCACCTGCACACCTTCCACA ATTTGTCGGAACCTCACGACTGTCAGAAGTGTTGTCTCAGCTTCTCCTCGTTGGAGGAGCACCGCCAGCACATCCAGGAGTTCCACCCGAAGGAGTTCCACAAGTGTCCCACCTGTAACAAGGTGTTCACCAGCGCCGCCCTGCTGGACAAACACAAGGGCACACACTCTGGAAGCAAGCCCTTCAGCTGCGACCTGTGCAACAAGTCTTATCAG CAACTGTCAGGCCTGTGGTACCATAACAGGACCAACCACCCCGACGTGTTTGCTAACCACACCCGGCAACTCAAGACCCTGGTCCAGTGTGACGTCTGCTTCAAGTTCTTCCCAAGCGCCGCCAGTGTGGCCAAACACCAGGCGGCTGAGCACCAAG GCTCGGCGGCGTCGGCGGTCCACTGTCCGTACTGCGCGGCCGTGTTGGGCGGcgaggaggagctgcaggagcacgTCAGCAGCCAGCACGTCGGCCAGAGCGGCGAGGCGTTCAGCTGCCCCCTCTGCTCCCTGGTCTGCTCCTCCCAGCTGGAGCTGCAGGAGCACCTGCTCTCCTGCCACATCGAGAcccaggaggagcaggaggcaggAGAGGAGCAGGCCTCCACCTCCCACACG GTGATTGCAGCAGATCCAACAGGCAATGAAGAGGCGGAGTCGATGATCTCTGAGGAGCAGGCCCAGCTGGCGGCCGCCCAGCAGGTGTTTGTGGCTCTGGCAGGTGGAAGAGAAGGTGTAGCATCATCAGCGGAGGTGGTGGAGGTCAACATGTACGACCTGCTGAACAGCTCGGTCACCTTCATCTGTGAGGACAAACCATCGGATCCCGCTGACTCTTAA
- the zbtb40 gene encoding zinc finger and BTB domain-containing protein 40 isoform X3 has product MVSSQEFGCLLDMVYTGKLPLGKHNVSRIVAAADSLQMFDVAVGFKNVLTSLVNQQTPVPQILSTKTPSLTVINEAQSTNPEGSASPNEDDSTSDRTELLAELKEKDCQSDGEDAEEPPCKKSCVELSETTEPEEAQSSERAVEEDNTTAAEVSNGPAAGFLDHSSQLVELLTNMSSVLELLSQAAQTSLDEQERQVVCQCCEEEVDPGSALEKLLSSVKEGQLSEAALLRLLRSVQHKDPSSFPAPLLSLLEEVERNTQEPEGNQTGVDSEKQNGTRSEESQEGEEEEEEENIKEETEDEEKILNVTTDSSSPPPPSSSASSPSKPYSCRWCKRDFAYKCRMLAHVKRCPVSQDGEQQCPQCPEKLANQRALQRHRAETHYTRLAARVKKKVTCDLCGRTFAHPSGMIYHKRTEHFEEKPFACEDCGAKFGANSSLKNHMRLHTGEKPYHCKHCDMTFGVAAALAYHTKKKHSEGKMYVCQYCKAIFAQSIELTRHVRTHTGDRPYVCRQCGKGYSQASGLTVHLHTFHNLSEPHDCQKCCLSFSSLEEHRQHIQEFHPKEFHKCPTCNKVFTSAALLDKHKGTHSGSKPFSCDLCNKSYQQLSGLWYHNRTNHPDVFANHTRQLKTLVQCDVCFKFFPSAASVAKHQAAEHQGSAASAVHCPYCAAVLGGEEELQEHVSSQHVGQSGEAFSCPLCSLVCSSQLELQEHLLSCHIETQEEQEAGEEQASTSHTVIAADPTGNEEAESMISEEQAQLAAAQQVFVALAGGREGVASSAEVVEVNMYDLLNSSVTFICEDKPSDPADS; this is encoded by the exons ATGGTGTCCTCACAGGAGTTTGGCTGTCTGCTGGACATGGTCTACACGGGCAAGCTGCCTCTCGGCAAACACAACGTCAGCCGCATCGTCGCCGCCGCAGACAGCCTGCAGATGTTCGACGTGGCCGTCGGCTTCAAGAACGTCCTCACCAGTCTCGTGAACCAGCAAACCCCCGTCCCCCAAATCCTCTCTACGAAGACCCCGAGCCTCACGGTGATCAACGAAGCCCAGAGCACCAACCCCGAAGGGTCAGCTTCACCCAACGAGGACGACTCGACCTCAGACAGGACGGAGCTCCTGGCTGAGCTGAAGGAGAAAGACTGTCAGAGTGACGGTGAAGATGCAGAGGAACCACCATGTAAAAAAAGCTGTGTGGAGCTTTCAGAGACCACAG agCCCGAAGAAGCCCAATCCTCAGAAAGAGCAGTGGAAGAAGACAACACAACGGCCGCCGAGGTGTCGAACGGACCCGCCGCCGGTTTTCTGGACCATTCCTCTCAGCTCGTGGAGCTGCTCACCAACATGTCGTCTGTCCTGGAGCTGCTGAGCCAAGCAGCACAGACGAGCCTGGATGAGCAGGAGAGACAG GTTGTGTGTCAGTGCtgtgaggaggaggtggatCCCGGCTCGGCGTTGGAGAAGCTGCTGAGCAGTGTGAAGGAGGGGCAGCTCAGCGAGGCAGCGCTCCTCAGGCTGCTCCGGAGCGTTCAACACAAAGATCCTTCCTCCTTCCCcgcgccgctgctctctctgctggaggaggtggagaggaacaCACAGGAGCCAGAGGGAAACCAAACTGGAG TTGACTCAGAAAAGCAGAACGGTACCAGAAGTGAAGAaagtcaggagggagaggaagaggaggaggaagaaaatatAAAGGAGGAGACGGAAGATGAAGAGAAAATCCTAAATGTCACTACGgactcttcctcccctcctcctccctcctcctctgcttcctccCCCTCCAAGCCCTACTCCTGTCGCTGGTGTAAGAGGGATTTTGCCTACAAGTGTCGGATGCTGGCCCACGTGAAGCGCTGCCCCGTGTCCCAGGATGGCGAGCAGCAGTGCCCGCAGTGCCCAGAGAAGCTGGCCAACCAGCGGGCTCTGCAGCGCCACCGGGCCGAGACTCACTACACTAGGCTCGCTGCACGGGTGAAGAAGAAGGTGACCTGTGACCTCTGCGGGCGAACCTTCGCCCACCCATCAG GTATGATTTACCACAAGCGCACCGAGCACTTTGAAGAGAAACCGTTTGCTTGCGAGGACTGCGGCGCAAAGTTTGGAGCCAACTCGTCCCTGAAGAATCACATGAGGCTGCACACGGGAGAGAAACCGTACCACTGCAAACACTGTGACATGACCTTCGGGGTGGCTGCTGCACTCGCATACCACACCAAGAAGAAACACTCTGAGG GAAAGATGTACGTGTGTCAGTATTGTAAGGCCATCTTCGCCCAGTCCATTGAACTGACGCGTCACGTGCGAACACACACCGGCGATCGGCCTTACGTGTGCCGACAATGTGGCAAAGGTTACAGCCAGGCCAGCGGACTCACCGTCCACCTGCACACCTTCCACA ATTTGTCGGAACCTCACGACTGTCAGAAGTGTTGTCTCAGCTTCTCCTCGTTGGAGGAGCACCGCCAGCACATCCAGGAGTTCCACCCGAAGGAGTTCCACAAGTGTCCCACCTGTAACAAGGTGTTCACCAGCGCCGCCCTGCTGGACAAACACAAGGGCACACACTCTGGAAGCAAGCCCTTCAGCTGCGACCTGTGCAACAAGTCTTATCAG CAACTGTCAGGCCTGTGGTACCATAACAGGACCAACCACCCCGACGTGTTTGCTAACCACACCCGGCAACTCAAGACCCTGGTCCAGTGTGACGTCTGCTTCAAGTTCTTCCCAAGCGCCGCCAGTGTGGCCAAACACCAGGCGGCTGAGCACCAAG GCTCGGCGGCGTCGGCGGTCCACTGTCCGTACTGCGCGGCCGTGTTGGGCGGcgaggaggagctgcaggagcacgTCAGCAGCCAGCACGTCGGCCAGAGCGGCGAGGCGTTCAGCTGCCCCCTCTGCTCCCTGGTCTGCTCCTCCCAGCTGGAGCTGCAGGAGCACCTGCTCTCCTGCCACATCGAGAcccaggaggagcaggaggcaggAGAGGAGCAGGCCTCCACCTCCCACACG GTGATTGCAGCAGATCCAACAGGCAATGAAGAGGCGGAGTCGATGATCTCTGAGGAGCAGGCCCAGCTGGCGGCCGCCCAGCAGGTGTTTGTGGCTCTGGCAGGTGGAAGAGAAGGTGTAGCATCATCAGCGGAGGTGGTGGAGGTCAACATGTACGACCTGCTGAACAGCTCGGTCACCTTCATCTGTGAGGACAAACCATCGGATCCCGCTGACTCTTAA